From Kineosporia succinea, the proteins below share one genomic window:
- a CDS encoding response regulator transcription factor, with amino-acid sequence MRTAVIVDDDPETRMILRAALESTGFTVSEATTGHDAVVLVRESNPDLITLDLVLPGFDGVEVCRRIRELTDAYIIMITASSDEADRLVGLATGADDYVTKPFSPREVQARVAAMFRRPRRVERPAPEPRSYLNPAPRHGVPLPRSTGEGRHAYGTPGGASVPDAPPWPGLPMVPDDHTILRHGRLTIDVEGRIATLAGTELPLTKIEFDLLATMTGNPRRVWRRETLLNIVWGGQWSDHHVVEVHIGNLRRKLSDVAGAGVPIIKTVRGIGYRMAPLDPAQSAGQHAGLPTTY; translated from the coding sequence GTGAGAACCGCTGTCATCGTGGACGACGACCCGGAGACCCGGATGATTCTGCGCGCTGCGCTGGAGTCCACCGGTTTCACGGTGTCGGAGGCGACGACGGGGCACGATGCAGTGGTTCTGGTGCGGGAGAGCAACCCGGACCTGATCACACTCGATCTTGTCCTTCCCGGGTTCGACGGCGTCGAGGTGTGCCGTCGGATCCGGGAACTGACAGACGCGTACATCATCATGATCACGGCCAGCTCGGACGAGGCGGACCGCCTGGTCGGCCTGGCCACCGGCGCGGACGACTACGTGACCAAGCCGTTCAGCCCGCGTGAGGTGCAGGCCCGGGTGGCCGCGATGTTCCGCCGCCCGCGTCGCGTGGAGCGTCCCGCTCCCGAGCCCCGCAGCTACCTGAATCCCGCTCCGCGCCACGGTGTTCCCCTTCCCCGGAGCACCGGCGAGGGGCGGCACGCGTACGGAACCCCGGGAGGGGCGTCCGTACCCGATGCCCCGCCCTGGCCGGGACTGCCCATGGTGCCCGACGACCACACGATCCTGCGGCACGGTCGCCTGACGATCGACGTCGAGGGCCGCATCGCCACCTTGGCCGGCACCGAGTTGCCGCTCACGAAGATCGAGTTCGACCTGCTGGCCACGATGACGGGCAACCCGCGCCGGGTCTGGCGACGGGAGACCCTGCTCAACATCGTGTGGGGCGGGCAGTGGTCGGACCACCACGTGGTCGAGGTGCACATCGGTAACCTGCGCCGCAAGCTCTCGGACGTGGCCGGTGCCGGGGTTCCGATCATCAAGACGGTACGCGGAATCGGTTACCGGATGGCCCCTCTCGACCCGGCGCAGTCGGCCGGGCAGCACGCGGGCCTGCCGACCACGTACTGA
- a CDS encoding signal peptidase I, with translation MVVVVTAPVRDLSEPVSPASVSFDEIVRGTGRCGDLGLGTRTPASVTLLPRARFTGTRTQKLLGRLFFQLGNIVSSMAFALFLFLAVGPHLFPYQTMTMLTGSMVPTINPGDVAVDTQVSVYDLKPGDVITYRIPVDDNRIVSHRIVSVTGEPDGSLTVQTKGDANPDNDPWKANFPGGTIWRVDTVIPKMGEGIRWFRQPGVAKVAVYVAPALVSLMLLSVIWKPARRKRSEPDPHDVPFTGSGAR, from the coding sequence ATGGTCGTGGTCGTCACCGCGCCGGTCCGCGACCTCTCCGAACCGGTTTCCCCCGCATCGGTCTCGTTCGACGAGATCGTGCGGGGGACGGGCCGTTGCGGCGATCTGGGCCTGGGGACCCGGACGCCCGCCTCCGTCACCCTCCTCCCCCGCGCCCGGTTCACGGGCACCCGTACCCAGAAGCTCCTGGGCAGGCTCTTCTTCCAGCTCGGGAACATCGTCAGCTCGATGGCTTTCGCGCTCTTCCTGTTCCTGGCGGTGGGCCCGCACCTGTTCCCGTACCAGACCATGACCATGCTCACCGGCAGCATGGTCCCGACGATCAATCCGGGGGACGTGGCGGTGGACACCCAGGTCTCGGTGTACGACCTGAAACCGGGTGACGTGATCACCTATCGCATCCCGGTCGACGACAACCGGATCGTCAGCCACCGCATCGTCTCGGTCACCGGCGAGCCCGACGGCAGCCTCACCGTCCAGACCAAGGGCGACGCCAATCCGGACAACGACCCGTGGAAGGCCAACTTTCCCGGCGGCACGATCTGGCGCGTCGACACCGTGATCCCGAAGATGGGCGAGGGTATCCGCTGGTTCCGGCAGCCGGGCGTCGCGAAGGTCGCGGTCTACGTGGCCCCGGCCCTGGTGTCCCTGATGCTCCTGTCGGTGATCTGGAAACCGGCCCGGCGCAAGCGTTCCGAACCGGACCCGCACGACGTCCCGTTCACCGGGAGCGGTGCCCGATGA
- a CDS encoding TasA family protein, giving the protein MKLGLTTMTGKLVASVAVLGSAAAVAGLGTFGTFTSSTSASTSVTTGTVNIAVGAAGTAANRLTLGATGVVPGDTMQRAVDLVNGGNQNLASVVLTTNATSTSLLDTDATNGLQMAIDRCSTGWTEAGTSPAFTYTCGGVTSVVLASTPVIGANLALNNLGTLTAGATDKLRVTLTLPAGAGNSLQGLSSTVNFTFLGTQRAATNK; this is encoded by the coding sequence ATGAAGCTCGGACTGACCACGATGACCGGCAAGCTCGTCGCCTCCGTCGCCGTCCTCGGCTCGGCCGCCGCCGTGGCCGGTCTCGGCACGTTCGGTACCTTCACGTCGTCGACCTCGGCCAGCACGAGCGTCACCACCGGCACCGTGAACATCGCCGTGGGCGCGGCGGGCACGGCCGCGAACCGGCTGACGCTGGGTGCCACCGGCGTGGTGCCGGGCGACACCATGCAGCGAGCGGTCGACCTGGTCAACGGAGGCAACCAGAACCTGGCCAGCGTGGTGCTCACGACCAACGCCACCTCCACCAGCTTGCTGGACACCGACGCCACCAACGGCCTGCAGATGGCCATCGACCGCTGCTCCACCGGCTGGACCGAGGCCGGCACCTCCCCCGCCTTCACCTACACCTGCGGCGGCGTCACCTCGGTCGTGCTGGCCAGCACCCCGGTGATCGGCGCCAACCTGGCCCTGAACAACCTGGGCACGCTCACCGCCGGTGCCACCGACAAGCTCCGCGTCACCCTGACGCTGCCCGCCGGCGCCGGCAACTCGCTCCAGGGCCTGAGCAGCACGGTGAACTTCACCTTCCTCGGCACCCAGCGAGCCGCCACGAACAAGTAA
- a CDS encoding FAD-binding oxidoreductase — protein sequence MTDGLPPLPSLPGLDLPPLPTLGPVSRQVPPSGARRRWLPAEVTAIRDETATARTFRLRIRGEAPDRHVPGQHYDVRLTAPDGSTAQRSYSIASAPDRADEVELTVELIPDGEVSPFLHEEIGVGDRVELRGPFGGWFVWRGDTPALLLGGGSGVVPLMAMRRFWHDSGERVPLRLLVSVRRPEDLYYRGEYGSETTVIHTRQAPPGDPRPAGRLSADDLRPLLTGGQIAYVCGSAGFSEHASQLLVSLGMPAADVRIERFGPG from the coding sequence GTGACTGACGGCCTGCCGCCGTTGCCCTCGCTGCCGGGGCTGGACCTGCCGCCGCTGCCGACCCTGGGGCCGGTGTCGCGGCAGGTGCCGCCCTCCGGTGCCCGGCGGCGCTGGCTGCCCGCCGAGGTCACGGCGATCCGCGACGAGACGGCCACGGCCCGCACCTTCCGGCTGCGCATCCGGGGCGAGGCCCCCGACCGGCACGTTCCCGGCCAGCACTACGACGTGCGGCTCACCGCGCCCGACGGCTCCACCGCCCAGCGCTCGTACAGCATCGCCTCGGCCCCCGACCGGGCCGACGAGGTGGAGCTGACCGTCGAGCTGATCCCCGACGGCGAGGTCTCCCCGTTCCTGCACGAGGAGATCGGCGTCGGCGACCGGGTGGAGCTGCGCGGGCCGTTCGGCGGCTGGTTCGTCTGGCGGGGCGACACTCCGGCGCTGCTGCTCGGCGGCGGCTCGGGCGTGGTGCCACTGATGGCCATGCGCCGGTTCTGGCACGACAGCGGTGAGCGGGTGCCGCTGCGGCTGCTGGTCTCGGTGCGCCGGCCGGAAGATCTCTACTACCGGGGCGAGTACGGCTCGGAGACCACGGTGATCCACACCCGGCAGGCCCCGCCCGGCGACCCACGCCCGGCGGGCCGTCTGAGCGCAGACGATCTGAGGCCCCTGCTGACCGGGGGCCAGATCGCCTACGTCTGCGGTTCGGCGGGCTTCAGCGAGCACGCCTCGCAGCTCCTGGTGTCGCTCGGGATGCCGGCGGCGGACGTGCGCATCGAGCGGTTCGGACCCGGCTGA
- a CDS encoding sulfite oxidase-like oxidoreductase — MARLGFGRGQLKDPRLPPGQYDTGSSFPVLTAEVSPRLTAQDWSFRVDGLVDTARTWDWEAAHRLQADTWNGDIHCVTSWSKLGTSFGGVSLDTFLAEAGVKPEATHVVAWSHSGYTTNLPLAEVTGGRAWVVWEHEGKPLPHEHGGPARLLVPNLYFWKSAKWIGGIRLLDHDEPGFWEQRGYHELGDPWLEQRYTGD; from the coding sequence ATGGCCCGTCTTGGCTTCGGCCGTGGTCAGCTCAAGGACCCCCGGCTGCCACCCGGCCAGTACGACACCGGCAGCAGCTTCCCGGTGCTCACCGCGGAGGTGTCCCCGCGCCTGACCGCGCAGGACTGGAGCTTCCGGGTCGACGGCCTGGTCGACACCGCGCGCACCTGGGACTGGGAGGCGGCGCACCGGCTGCAGGCCGACACCTGGAACGGCGACATCCACTGCGTCACCAGCTGGTCGAAGCTCGGCACCTCGTTCGGCGGGGTCAGCCTCGACACCTTCCTGGCCGAGGCCGGGGTGAAGCCCGAGGCCACGCACGTGGTGGCCTGGAGCCACAGCGGGTACACCACCAACCTGCCGCTGGCCGAGGTCACCGGGGGCCGGGCCTGGGTGGTCTGGGAGCACGAGGGCAAGCCGCTGCCGCACGAGCACGGTGGCCCGGCCCGGCTGCTGGTGCCCAACCTGTACTTCTGGAAGAGCGCCAAGTGGATCGGCGGGATCCGGCTGCTCGACCACGACGAGCCCGGCTTCTGGGAGCAGCGCGGCTACCACGAGCTCGGCGACCCGTGGCTGGAACAGCGGTACACCGGTGACTGA
- a CDS encoding glutamate-cysteine ligase family protein encodes MSIEDLAQAAGPAAGPVSELPNEQPITEADAEGWIPRTCFKCGPPRRVGIELEFLIHRDVDPPEHLAPDKLAMLHADIQTQPLRSRFTVEPGGQVELSSLPADRLSGAIADLTGDLAVLTAVAARHGARLVGTGIDALPSPVRYLQEPRYAAMEEYFDRTGSAGRTMMRSSASVQVNVESGLTPGDFQRRWDLLHAIGPATAAAFGRPSAHRAIDPRLSGYRLLRQGIWRELDPERCLAPVPTSGETLQEAYTRWVLDAPVLAVRRNDRPWTAPAGLTFRRWLREGDRAMSDTAAPTLEDLKFHLTTLFPPVRARGFYEVRYLDQQPGPWWRVAAASVAALAQDDTAADQAMEVCEPVRDAWDSSARAGLTDPALKKAARAVLEIAAAALDRDGDTDLAARTAEYLDRVALETDVAPNPDAAAETPC; translated from the coding sequence GTGTCGATCGAAGACCTCGCCCAGGCGGCGGGTCCGGCGGCCGGGCCGGTGTCGGAGCTCCCCAACGAGCAGCCGATCACCGAGGCCGATGCCGAAGGCTGGATCCCCCGAACCTGTTTCAAGTGTGGCCCACCGCGCCGGGTGGGTATCGAGCTGGAGTTCCTGATCCACCGTGACGTGGATCCGCCGGAACACCTCGCTCCCGACAAGCTCGCGATGTTGCACGCCGACATCCAAACTCAACCCCTGCGGTCAAGATTCACGGTCGAGCCCGGTGGGCAGGTCGAGCTCAGCTCCCTCCCGGCCGATCGTCTCTCCGGTGCGATCGCCGATCTGACAGGCGATCTCGCCGTTCTCACCGCCGTCGCCGCGCGCCACGGTGCGCGCCTCGTCGGCACCGGCATCGACGCGCTCCCCTCGCCCGTGCGATACCTGCAAGAACCCCGATACGCCGCCATGGAAGAGTATTTCGACCGCACCGGCAGTGCCGGGCGCACGATGATGCGCTCCAGCGCCTCGGTGCAGGTGAACGTCGAGTCCGGCCTCACGCCGGGCGACTTCCAGCGCCGGTGGGACCTGCTCCACGCGATCGGCCCGGCCACGGCCGCGGCCTTCGGGCGCCCCTCGGCGCACCGCGCGATCGATCCCCGTCTGTCCGGGTATCGCCTTCTGCGTCAGGGCATCTGGCGTGAGCTCGATCCGGAGCGCTGCCTCGCACCCGTCCCGACCTCCGGTGAAACGCTTCAGGAGGCTTACACCCGCTGGGTTCTCGACGCCCCGGTTCTCGCCGTGCGCCGAAACGACCGCCCCTGGACGGCACCGGCCGGCCTCACCTTCCGCCGGTGGCTGCGCGAGGGTGACCGCGCGATGAGCGACACCGCCGCGCCCACGCTCGAAGACCTCAAGTTCCACCTGACCACCCTGTTCCCGCCGGTGCGGGCCCGCGGCTTCTACGAGGTGCGCTACCTCGACCAGCAGCCCGGTCCGTGGTGGCGGGTGGCGGCGGCCTCGGTCGCCGCCCTGGCCCAGGACGACACCGCCGCCGACCAGGCGATGGAGGTCTGCGAGCCGGTGCGCGACGCCTGGGACTCCTCCGCCCGGGCCGGTCTGACCGACCCGGCCCTCAAGAAGGCGGCCCGCGCCGTGCTGGAGATCGCCGCGGCGGCCCTCGACCGCGACGGCGACACCGACCTGGCCGCCCGCACCGCCGAGTACCTCGACCGCGTCGCCCTCGAGACCGATGTCGCCCCGAACCCCGATGCCGCTGCGGAGACACCGTGCTGA
- the egtB gene encoding ergothioneine biosynthesis protein EgtB, with translation MLNPAEFDEAQVRERLAADLIRARERTLLLTSVDDTELVHQHSPLMSPLVWDLAHIGNQEELWLLRDVDGRDPLLPETVDQLYDAFQYPRTVRPKLPLLEPQPSRSYVNDVRGKVLDVLERIPLRGRPLLERGFAFGMIVQHEQQHDETMLATHQLRAGEALLSAPPAPRSTTRPHAREVLVPGGSFTMGTDIEPWALDNERPAHAVDVPAFFIDTALVTNREYREFIDDGGYDDERWWHPEGWKHRREAGITAPQFWKREGSTWTRRVFGRSEPLHDDQPVVHVNWYEADAYARWAGRRLPTEAEWEKAARFDPASGRSRRYPWGDDEPTPAHANLGQRHLEPAAAGAYPQGRSPLGVHQLMGDVWEWTSSTFHGYPGFRAWPYREYSEVFFGDDYRVLRGGSFGSDPSAVRATFRNWDYPIRRQIFSGFRCARSLTDAERDLV, from the coding sequence GTGCTGAACCCCGCCGAGTTCGACGAGGCGCAGGTGCGCGAGCGCCTGGCCGCCGACCTGATCCGCGCCCGTGAGCGCACCCTGCTGCTGACCTCGGTCGACGACACCGAGCTGGTGCACCAGCACTCGCCGCTGATGTCGCCCCTGGTCTGGGACCTGGCCCACATCGGCAACCAGGAAGAGCTGTGGCTGCTGCGTGACGTCGACGGCCGCGACCCGCTGCTGCCCGAGACCGTCGACCAGCTCTACGACGCGTTCCAGTACCCGCGCACGGTGCGGCCGAAGCTGCCGCTGCTGGAGCCCCAGCCGTCCCGGAGCTACGTGAACGACGTGCGCGGCAAGGTGCTCGACGTGCTCGAGCGCATCCCGCTGCGCGGCCGTCCTCTGCTCGAGCGGGGTTTCGCGTTCGGCATGATCGTGCAGCACGAGCAGCAGCACGACGAGACCATGCTCGCCACCCACCAGCTGCGGGCCGGTGAGGCGCTGCTGAGCGCACCCCCGGCCCCCCGGAGCACCACGCGTCCGCACGCCCGGGAGGTGCTGGTGCCCGGCGGTTCCTTCACCATGGGCACCGACATCGAGCCCTGGGCCCTCGACAACGAGCGCCCCGCGCACGCCGTCGACGTCCCCGCGTTCTTCATCGACACCGCCCTGGTCACCAACCGCGAGTACCGCGAGTTCATCGACGACGGGGGTTACGACGACGAGCGCTGGTGGCACCCCGAGGGCTGGAAGCACCGGCGCGAGGCGGGCATCACCGCCCCGCAGTTCTGGAAGCGCGAGGGAAGTACCTGGACCCGGCGGGTTTTCGGGCGCAGTGAACCGCTTCACGACGACCAGCCCGTGGTGCACGTGAACTGGTACGAGGCCGACGCGTACGCCCGCTGGGCCGGGCGCCGGCTGCCGACCGAGGCCGAGTGGGAGAAGGCCGCCCGCTTCGACCCGGCCTCCGGGCGCTCGCGGCGCTACCCCTGGGGCGACGACGAGCCCACGCCGGCCCACGCCAATCTCGGCCAGCGGCACCTGGAACCGGCCGCGGCCGGGGCCTACCCGCAGGGACGGTCGCCGCTCGGGGTGCACCAGCTCATGGGCGACGTCTGGGAGTGGACCTCGAGCACGTTCCACGGTTATCCGGGCTTCCGCGCCTGGCCCTACCGGGAGTACTCCGAGGTCTTCTTCGGTGACGACTACCGGGTGCTGCGCGGCGGCTCGTTCGGTTCCGACCCCTCGGCCGTGCGCGCCACGTTCCGCAACTGGGACTACCCGATCCGCCGGCAGATCTTCAGCGGTTTCCGCTGCGCCCGTTCGCTGACGGACGCCGAGCGCGATCTTGTGTAG
- the egtC gene encoding ergothioneine biosynthesis protein EgtC, with translation MCRHLAYVGPPVRVGELVADPPHALTRQAWAPRRQTHGIMNVDGFGLGWYVEGDAVPARHRGDGPVWGDETFADLARTVRTTGLLAAVRSGTEGMVSGRGAAAPFRAGRWLFSHNGALPGWPASGAELVKDLAPERLLRLDAPTDAAALWALTLDRLDAGLTPGEALRHVTRRALETTGGRVNLLLTDGQRIAATTAGASLCYRHTHGGVVVASESYDEETDWHDVPDDRLLTVERGEVTVEQLRG, from the coding sequence TTGTGTAGGCACCTCGCCTACGTGGGTCCGCCGGTGCGGGTCGGCGAGCTGGTCGCCGACCCGCCGCACGCCCTGACCCGGCAGGCCTGGGCCCCGCGCCGGCAGACCCACGGGATCATGAACGTCGACGGGTTCGGGCTGGGCTGGTACGTCGAGGGTGACGCGGTGCCCGCCCGGCACCGCGGCGACGGCCCGGTCTGGGGCGACGAGACGTTCGCCGACCTGGCCCGCACCGTGCGCACCACCGGGCTGCTCGCGGCCGTGCGGTCCGGCACCGAGGGCATGGTGTCGGGGCGGGGGGCCGCGGCGCCGTTCCGCGCGGGGCGCTGGCTGTTCAGCCACAACGGGGCGCTGCCGGGCTGGCCCGCCTCCGGCGCGGAGCTGGTCAAGGACCTGGCGCCGGAACGGCTGCTGCGCCTCGACGCCCCCACCGACGCGGCCGCGCTCTGGGCTCTGACCCTCGACCGTCTCGACGCCGGCCTGACGCCCGGCGAGGCGCTGCGGCACGTGACGCGCCGCGCGCTGGAGACCACCGGGGGCCGGGTGAACCTGCTGCTCACCGACGGGCAGCGGATCGCCGCGACCACGGCCGGGGCGAGCCTGTGCTACCGGCACACGCACGGGGGAGTGGTCGTGGCCTCCGAGTCGTACGACGAGGAGACCGACTGGCACGACGTGCCCGACGACCGGCTGCTCACGGTGGAGCGTGGAGAGGTCACCGTCGAACAGCTCCGAGGATGA
- the egtD gene encoding L-histidine N(alpha)-methyltransferase: MDYRFTDLLPEDFTDEALRDDVRRGLAATPKSLPPKWFYDKTGSELFEEITRLPEYYPTRSERAILMRDASAIAGRSGARHLVELGSGSAEKATILLAPLLGDETVYTAVDVSESALRGAAADLLVTYPGLRVEAVRADFEQHLTQVLRDGRDRKLVAFLGGTIGNLTPHQRGGFLRAVREGLGEGDSFLLGADLVKSPAELVPAYDDAAGVTAAFDLNLLQVLNDRLGADFDARAFEHRAVWNGEQEWIEMRLRARDDLVVRFGHLDLTVAFARGEELRTEISAKFTRARLENELGQQGFGNDGWWTDPDGRFSLSLWRPV; encoded by the coding sequence ATGGACTACCGGTTCACCGACCTGCTGCCCGAGGACTTCACCGACGAGGCGCTGAGGGACGACGTCCGCCGCGGGCTCGCCGCCACGCCGAAGAGCCTGCCGCCCAAGTGGTTCTACGACAAGACCGGCAGCGAGCTGTTCGAGGAGATCACCCGGCTGCCGGAGTACTACCCGACCCGCAGCGAGCGGGCGATCCTGATGAGGGACGCGTCGGCGATCGCCGGGCGGTCGGGTGCCCGTCATCTCGTGGAACTGGGGTCGGGGTCGGCCGAGAAGGCCACCATCCTGCTGGCGCCCCTGCTGGGTGACGAAACCGTTTATACTGCGGTGGATGTCAGCGAGAGTGCCCTCCGGGGCGCGGCCGCGGACCTTCTCGTCACCTACCCGGGCCTGCGGGTGGAGGCCGTGCGGGCGGACTTCGAGCAGCACCTCACCCAGGTGCTCCGCGACGGCCGCGACCGCAAGCTCGTCGCCTTCCTCGGCGGCACGATCGGCAACCTGACGCCGCACCAGCGGGGCGGGTTCCTGCGGGCGGTGCGGGAGGGCCTGGGTGAGGGTGACAGCTTCCTGCTCGGTGCCGACCTGGTGAAGTCACCGGCCGAGCTGGTGCCCGCCTACGACGACGCCGCCGGGGTCACGGCGGCGTTCGACCTGAACCTGCTGCAGGTGCTGAACGACCGCCTGGGAGCCGATTTCGACGCCCGGGCGTTCGAGCACCGGGCGGTCTGGAACGGTGAGCAGGAGTGGATCGAGATGCGGTTGCGGGCGCGGGACGACCTCGTCGTGCGCTTCGGGCATCTCGATCTCACCGTGGCGTTCGCCCGCGGTGAGGAGCTGCGCACCGAGATCTCGGCCAAGTTCACCCGGGCCCGGCTCGAGAACGAGCTCGGGCAGCAGGGATTCGGCAACGACGGGTGGTGGACCGACCCGGACGGCCGGTTCTCCCTGTCGCTGTGGAGGCCCGTCTGA
- a CDS encoding GAF domain-containing protein — translation MFGRKRSTGVPAAAAAGYIAPRDVETYAEVIEALESVTSEESAYQIAVDAFVRASGVDYGAAWLLEPAGELRMIHESGNIAAAMATAFPGRRNTVDASLVGRAFRTGEPLFVEDLRTATGSVRAQAARDLGMTAGMFYPVSNQGQVRGVLEYFSSRPIAETSGRREKIVEIAKLADMAVYRAIAQAQLQEVADDRLAVTQVVSTLNDAKDEVTCTRAALDAVRASFHWAYGSYWTIHDGEDVLRFDLESGSAGDEFREVTLAASFAEGVGLSGRAWRARDLVFVKNLADLTDCVRAPAAGRAGVKSGICFPIIIGGRVIGTMDFFTTETIELSESRMGALRNVQQLLNQRLETIRRADNEKEGARNLLDTVEQLRGATQDATRVQREAVDRAGDMTGEVDNLGAASAAIGDVIKIISGIADQTNLLALNATIEAARAGDAGKGFAVVASEVKDLAQETARATGQVAEQIAAIQANARSVASGIQSTSEIIGQMDAVQMRIQEILEVQARMAQELESY, via the coding sequence GTGTTTGGCAGAAAGCGTTCCACCGGCGTGCCCGCGGCGGCCGCCGCGGGGTACATCGCGCCGCGCGACGTCGAGACGTACGCCGAGGTCATCGAGGCACTGGAGTCGGTGACCAGCGAGGAGAGCGCCTACCAGATCGCCGTGGACGCGTTCGTGCGGGCCAGCGGGGTCGACTACGGCGCCGCCTGGCTGCTGGAACCGGCCGGGGAACTGCGGATGATCCACGAGTCCGGGAACATCGCCGCAGCCATGGCCACGGCCTTCCCCGGCCGTCGCAACACCGTGGACGCCAGCCTCGTCGGCCGCGCGTTCCGCACCGGAGAGCCACTTTTCGTGGAGGATCTGCGCACCGCCACCGGTTCGGTGCGGGCCCAGGCCGCCCGTGACCTGGGCATGACCGCCGGGATGTTCTACCCGGTGAGCAACCAGGGCCAGGTGCGCGGCGTGCTGGAGTACTTCTCCTCCCGGCCGATCGCCGAGACCTCCGGACGCCGCGAGAAGATCGTCGAGATCGCGAAACTCGCGGACATGGCGGTGTACCGGGCCATCGCCCAGGCACAGCTGCAGGAGGTCGCGGACGACCGGCTGGCCGTCACCCAGGTGGTCAGCACCCTCAACGACGCCAAGGACGAGGTCACCTGCACCCGGGCCGCGCTCGACGCCGTGCGCGCCTCGTTCCACTGGGCCTACGGCTCCTACTGGACGATCCACGACGGCGAGGACGTGCTGCGCTTCGACCTCGAGTCGGGCTCCGCCGGTGACGAGTTCCGGGAGGTCACGCTGGCCGCGAGCTTCGCCGAGGGAGTGGGCCTTTCGGGGCGGGCCTGGCGGGCGCGGGACCTGGTGTTCGTGAAGAACCTGGCCGACCTGACCGACTGCGTGCGAGCTCCCGCCGCGGGCCGGGCCGGGGTGAAGTCGGGCATCTGCTTCCCGATCATCATCGGCGGCCGGGTGATCGGCACGATGGACTTCTTCACCACCGAGACCATCGAGCTGTCCGAGTCGCGGATGGGCGCCCTGCGCAACGTGCAGCAGCTGCTCAACCAGCGGCTCGAGACGATCCGTCGCGCCGACAACGAGAAGGAAGGCGCGCGAAACCTTCTCGACACCGTGGAGCAGTTGCGCGGTGCCACCCAGGACGCCACCCGGGTGCAGCGCGAGGCCGTCGACCGGGCCGGGGACATGACCGGCGAGGTCGACAACCTGGGGGCGGCCTCGGCGGCCATCGGCGACGTCATCAAGATCATCTCCGGGATCGCCGACCAGACCAACCTCCTCGCCCTGAACGCCACCATCGAGGCCGCCCGGGCCGGGGACGCCGGCAAGGGCTTCGCGGTGGTGGCGAGCGAGGTCAAGGACCTGGCCCAGGAGACGGCCCGGGCCACCGGGCAGGTCGCCGAGCAGATCGCGGCGATCCAGGCCAACGCCCGCTCGGTGGCCAGCGGCATCCAGAGCACCAGCGAGATCATCGGCCAGATGGACGCGGTGCAGATGCGCATCCAGGAAATCCTCGAGGTGCAGGCCCGGATGGCCCAGGAACTGGAGAGCTACTGA